The window AGAAATTCCTACCTGAAGACATTAAAGACTTTAGAAAAGAAGTTGTCACAAATCTTTGGGCACATGATGAGTGGAAAAGAAATTCTGGTTATGATACACCACCAGAAATTGTTGGCGATGATTATGAGAATGAAAATGAAACTTGTTGTCCAAAGGAGTTGTAGTTTAGTTGTAAAGAAAGTTAGTTGTGTTTGATCTTTTGTATAAAATTGTTGTAAAGAATCCATATGAATTTGGCAAGTTCAGAAAACTTTTGAAATATTCTGTAAATTCCTCAAAAGGCATTATATTTTGTTTGCATAGCATAATATTTTGTCACGGCTATGCAAAATTACAATTTCAGAAGTAATATCAAGGCATCATGTtattaatttctttgtttctctcaaGTGTTGATTTGTCCATTGAGTTTGTTAGTATTAGTTCATGACTAAGTGtaattgaacttcaaattcaaagttaaggaccaattgcccttaacttttgaactttgaacgCAAAGTTAAGGACTGGTTGTCCTGAACTTCTGAACGtgtaattcaaacttaaggactgtttgtccttaacttttgaacctgcatgtcaaacttaaggactcgtgtccttaacttttgaacgtgtaattaaaacttaaggactgtctatCCATAACTTTTTAACCTGCAAGTTAAACTTAAggactcatgtccttaacttttgaagttgaaactcaaagttaaggacagacagtccttaagttttgaactttgaactataagttaaggactgtctgtccttaacttttgaactttcaacacaaagttaaggactgcatgtcctgaacttttgaacgtgtaattcaaacttaaggactgcctATCCTTAACTTTTGTAAAGTTAAGGAAAGACAGTCCTTAAcctttgaactttgaactcaaagttaaggactgtctgtccttaacttttgaacatgtaattcaaacttaatgactGTCTGTCCATAACTTTTTAACCTgcaagtcaaacttaaggactcctatccttaacttttgaacttgaaactcaaagttaaggacaaacagtccttaagttttgaactttgaactataAGTTAAAGActccatgtccttaacttttgaacttgaaacctaaagttaaggacatacagtccttaagttttgaactttgaactataAGTttaggactgcatgtccttaacttttgaactttcaaaacaAAGTTAAGGACTTCTTGTCCTGAACTTTTGAACGTGTAATTCAAAcataaggactgcatgtccttaacttttgtaaagttaaggacagacaatccttaacttttgaactttgaacttaaagttaaggactgtctatccttaacttttgaacgtgtaattcaaacttaaggactgtctgtccataACTTTTTAACCTGCAATTCAAATTTAAGGActtctgtccttaacttttgaacttgaaaccaAAGTAAGGACAGatagtccttaagttttgaactttgaactataAGTTAAGGTTTGAACTTTGAAATAAGTTAAGGATTGTCTGTCTgtaacttttgaacctgtaactcaaagttaaggactgattgtccttaacttttgaacctgcaagTTAAACTTAAGGactcttgtccttaacttttaatctttgaactcaaaagaaacaaaaagaaggtAAGCAGAGAGAAATTTTGAAAATTCAGACATTTGCTCAAATAAGAATAATCTAAAtgaatccaatttatagcaaaaaCTTAAAAGAGTCGATAAACAAAAGTGGATATATATACTATTCTCTATGCTTTCTTGAAAATGGATGGACTGCGGGAGAATATATACAAGGTGTTCTATTATGACCAATTCTTCTGCAACGACCAcatttgaatgttatttttgatgactcGGTAGCTGGAATATGCCTTTTCTTTTGCCTTCTACCTGGTGGCACTTTGAAATCTGGAGGTTTAACAATTTGTGACTTAACACTCTCTAGTACAATCCAAGAATCAGTATGTTCTACAGGATGTATTTGTCTTTCATATGTTTTCAGCCAAGATTCCTTTAAGTACTAGTGCGAACAAAAGTTAGACTTCTTGATGTTTCTCTTCTCGATAGCTGCAATTGCATGTATGCATGGTAATTCATCAAATTGAAACTGAAAacaatcacatgttcttttgtttaagtctcccaagaaagttattccttcttcttcaactctagaACGCCATGAGTCAATAGGGAAGACCTTCAAtgttgaaaaattataagttagtacattatgttaaattatattaaaatcatAAGCTAAACATAATACATAATACTTACATTCAAAGTAAATGTTAAatctattttttctttaattcctcCTCTACCCAACAAGAAACATCATAAAAAGTTCTTTCTGCTTCATTTCTTTTTTCATAAAACCAACGTTGTAGCTTCACTTGAATGAATCCATCATTCTTAATATAGGCAGCTCCCTTGCTTCTAATAGGGCAGAATTCATTGACTCAACTATGTTTTTTGTGAGCATGTCATATCTTCGTCGTGGACTACAAGAATGTGCCCACCTTTCCGGTGGTTCTTCCATCAAGTAGTCATAAGTCTTCTTATCTACTTTTGCTATATCTGACATATATAGGTCAAATTCTTTGCGCCTGTATACTCTTGCAGCACTTTGGAAAAGTTTTATAAGCTCATTTTTCACCTTCTTTCGCTTTAGGTTCTGCTCCAAATGATAGATGCAAATCCCATGATGGCTTTAAGGATATACCTTTGCAATGCCATATGCAATAGCTTGATGCCTGtccgataaaaaaattaaattctcacGGCTCCCAATTGCATTGCGAAGCTAACTAAAGTGCCACTCATAGGAATTGTTATTTTCAGATTCTGCTATTCCAAAGGCTAGTGGAGAAATTTGGTTATTTGCATCCTTTGAAActgaaatcattaaaacaccacGATATT of the Nicotiana tabacum cultivar K326 chromosome 7, ASM71507v2, whole genome shotgun sequence genome contains:
- the LOC107796458 gene encoding uncharacterized protein LOC107796458, with product MKVDQRHATSKLISGYIIDNLRDPRFEVTLAFVMVEMQKMHGLDIGYHKAWRAIQLASALIRGTPEDNYELLSLYLYMMRSKNPRTYTNIKIDDNNRFLYMFFAYGSSISGWNHCIPVIAVDATFLKSKYRGVLMISVSKDANNQISPLAFGIAESENNNSYEWHQAIAYGIAKNLKRKKVKNELIKLFQSAARVYRRKEFDLYMSDIAKVDKKTYDYLMEEPPERWAHSCSPRRRYDMLTKNIVESMNSALLEARELPILRMMDSFK